A stretch of the Saccharolobus caldissimus genome encodes the following:
- the cutA gene encoding glyceraldehyde dehydrogenase subunit alpha, which produces MYVGQRVKRKEDLKLITGSGKYVDDIEYVGTAYLYVVRSPVAHAKVKKISVDDALKVNGVIGVITGLTIPFENRPNNWPMAKNEVLYVGHPIAAVIANDRYVAADAAELIQFDYEELPAVIDPEEAVKDEIKAIEGKSNIAYKRQYRSGEPEKALSNSDIVIEEKFEISRVYPSPMETRGLLAVYEEGSLLVYSSTQSPHYMRRYLLQAFGNQVKDIRVIQTDVGGAFGSKLFPYAEEFITVYASLKYRRPIKWVAIRSEDMKGMYHGRGQIHKVKFGAKRDGTLTSIIDDLIIDLGAASHGSYLADIAATMLPGPYKVRDIQVNVYGVYTNKTPLDQYRGAGRPEAAFIYERIMDILADELKMDPIEVRKRNLISQLPYTNPFGLKYDSGNYLKLLEKAERVYRSFEERANELKKQGRKVGAGIAFYLEQNNFGPWESASVRVKADGKVQVIIGASPHGQGTGTGIAQIVADELGISIDDVEVIWGDTATIGEGFGTYGSRSLTLAGNAALLASRRLKDKILKLAAQFMKSDVQELEYKDGKVINPKSGKSMSLKEIAEMNMATLGGIWKYREEPGLEATAYFGFDNLTYPYGAHVALVEVDDNGKVKVLDYYAVDDIGLVVNPMLAEGQVMGGVIQAFGEAVLEEILYDKYGNLLTSNLFDYAIPTAVEAFNVKWEYMEEGKSDAPLPAKGIGEGATIGTPPAIIRAIEKAVGKRLTRLPTRMENLVK; this is translated from the coding sequence ATGTACGTTGGGCAAAGAGTTAAGAGAAAGGAGGATCTGAAGTTAATTACTGGTTCTGGAAAATACGTTGATGATATAGAGTACGTAGGTACTGCTTATCTTTATGTCGTTAGAAGTCCCGTAGCCCATGCTAAGGTTAAGAAGATTAGTGTGGATGATGCTTTGAAGGTAAACGGGGTTATAGGTGTAATAACGGGGCTTACAATTCCCTTTGAGAATAGGCCTAATAATTGGCCCATGGCTAAAAACGAAGTATTATACGTTGGTCATCCAATAGCGGCTGTAATAGCCAATGATAGATATGTTGCAGCTGACGCAGCAGAGTTAATACAGTTCGATTACGAGGAGTTACCGGCTGTTATAGATCCAGAAGAGGCTGTAAAGGATGAAATAAAAGCGATTGAAGGAAAGAGTAATATAGCCTATAAAAGGCAGTATAGAAGCGGTGAACCGGAAAAGGCTTTATCTAATTCTGATATAGTGATAGAGGAGAAGTTTGAGATATCCAGGGTTTATCCTTCTCCCATGGAAACTAGGGGTTTATTGGCTGTTTATGAAGAAGGAAGTCTTTTAGTTTACTCCTCTACACAGTCCCCCCATTATATGAGGAGATATTTATTGCAAGCTTTTGGTAATCAAGTTAAAGATATAAGAGTAATTCAGACTGATGTTGGGGGTGCTTTTGGATCTAAATTATTTCCATATGCTGAGGAGTTTATAACAGTTTACGCTAGCCTTAAGTATAGAAGGCCTATAAAGTGGGTTGCAATTAGAAGTGAGGATATGAAAGGGATGTATCACGGAAGAGGTCAGATACATAAGGTGAAATTCGGGGCTAAAAGAGATGGCACTTTAACCTCAATAATCGATGACTTAATAATTGACTTAGGTGCCGCATCCCACGGGAGTTATTTAGCAGATATAGCTGCTACTATGTTGCCTGGACCTTATAAGGTAAGGGATATACAAGTAAACGTTTATGGTGTATACACTAATAAGACGCCTTTAGATCAATATAGGGGTGCAGGTAGACCAGAAGCCGCTTTTATCTATGAGAGGATAATGGATATCTTGGCTGACGAGCTTAAAATGGATCCGATAGAAGTTAGGAAGAGGAACTTAATATCCCAATTGCCTTACACTAATCCCTTTGGCCTTAAATATGACTCGGGGAATTATCTTAAATTGTTAGAGAAAGCTGAAAGAGTCTACAGAAGTTTTGAAGAAAGGGCAAATGAGCTTAAGAAGCAGGGAAGGAAAGTAGGGGCTGGAATAGCATTCTATCTTGAACAAAATAATTTCGGTCCTTGGGAGAGCGCTTCAGTGAGAGTAAAAGCTGACGGCAAGGTTCAAGTAATAATAGGTGCATCACCTCACGGCCAAGGTACTGGGACTGGAATAGCACAGATTGTGGCGGATGAACTGGGTATAAGTATAGATGACGTAGAAGTAATCTGGGGTGATACTGCTACAATTGGAGAGGGATTCGGTACTTACGGAAGTAGGAGTTTAACCTTAGCTGGAAACGCTGCTTTATTAGCTTCAAGGAGATTAAAGGATAAAATACTTAAATTAGCTGCACAGTTCATGAAATCTGACGTTCAAGAGTTAGAGTATAAGGACGGGAAGGTTATTAATCCGAAGAGCGGTAAATCCATGAGCTTAAAGGAGATTGCTGAGATGAATATGGCTACATTGGGTGGAATATGGAAGTATAGAGAAGAACCAGGATTAGAAGCTACTGCCTATTTCGGATTTGATAATTTAACATATCCTTACGGGGCTCACGTTGCGTTAGTTGAGGTTGATGATAATGGAAAGGTTAAGGTATTAGACTATTACGCTGTAGACGATATAGGACTCGTAGTAAACCCAATGTTGGCTGAGGGACAAGTAATGGGTGGTGTGATACAAGCTTTTGGCGAAGCTGTTTTAGAGGAAATTTTATACGATAAATACGGTAATCTACTAACGAGTAATTTATTCGATTATGCGATACCTACTGCAGTAGAGGCGTTTAATGTAAAGTGGGAATATATGGAGGAAGGGAAATCTGATGCCCCACTACCCGCTAAGGGAATTGGAGAAGGAGCAACAATAGGGACTCCTCCGGCTATAATAAGGGCTATCGAGAAGGCTGTAGGTAAAAGGCTTACTAGATTACCTACGAGAATGGAGAATTTAGTGAAGTAA
- a CDS encoding DUF2203 domain-containing protein: MEYPYFDLETAREMLPWLRQQLMKLKKIKTQIEMLLVNGDKYAIQEYASETKKIIDEIVSRGIIIRDIDLGLVDFPAIINNRPAFFCWKMDEEDILYWHYTDEGFIGRKKLTGKEDVLSLR, encoded by the coding sequence GTGGAATATCCGTACTTCGATTTAGAAACAGCAAGGGAAATGTTACCCTGGCTTAGACAACAATTAATGAAGTTAAAGAAGATTAAAACTCAGATAGAGATGCTTCTGGTAAATGGAGATAAATATGCGATTCAAGAATATGCAAGTGAGACTAAAAAGATCATAGATGAAATAGTATCTAGAGGAATCATAATTAGAGATATAGATTTAGGTTTAGTTGATTTCCCTGCGATAATAAACAATAGGCCTGCGTTTTTCTGCTGGAAGATGGATGAAGAGGATATACTTTATTGGCATTATACGGATGAAGGTTTCATAGGGAGGAAAAAGCTTACTGGTAAAGAGGACGTGTTAAGTTTACGTTAA
- a CDS encoding rhodanese-like domain-containing protein has product MTQVIDAYATPFYKNIIDAPPSMVRKLWKKGKITIIDVRTPEEYEDHHIPGAILAPLDYLEYLTELFENKEVAVVCEHGNRARYATYGMPHLYKNKAYYMIGGMALWMAMGYEVDSGMDENGILWQRILEKKL; this is encoded by the coding sequence ATGACTCAGGTAATAGATGCATATGCTACACCATTTTATAAAAACATAATTGATGCACCACCTTCTATGGTAAGAAAGTTGTGGAAAAAGGGAAAAATTACTATAATAGATGTAAGGACACCAGAGGAATATGAGGATCATCACATACCGGGGGCTATATTAGCTCCTTTAGACTATTTAGAGTACTTAACTGAACTATTTGAGAATAAGGAAGTTGCAGTAGTTTGTGAACACGGAAATAGGGCTAGATATGCTACCTACGGTATGCCACACTTATACAAAAATAAAGCCTATTACATGATTGGTGGGATGGCTCTATGGATGGCTATGGGATATGAAGTAGATAGTGGAATGGATGAAAACGGCATATTATGGCAAAGAATATTGGAAAAGAAATTATAA
- a CDS encoding M1 family metallopeptidase, whose protein sequence is MKVNRYEIFLDFDFRNGTYKGNEKINLENDGDLISLDAVGLKVIRVKVNGNETEFSQTEDKILIKSGSFTGDLEVDFEGRVSERKLVGIYKASYKDGYIITTQFEATHARDFIPCFDHPALKARFKLFVKVDKDLKVISNMPIISVKDEGDKVVYEFEETPKMSTYLLYLGIGNFEEISDQTKKPTIIVATVPGKIQKGKFAMDIARKVIDFYEQYFEIPYQLPKVHLIAVPEFAYGAMENWGAITFRESALLADDSSSVYQRFRVAEVVAHELAHQWFGNLVTLKWWDDLWLNESFATFMSHKAISSIYPSWDFWGYFVLNQTAKAFEKDSLSTTHPIEAKVTNVNEIEQLFDDISYGKGASVLRMVEGFVGFDVFRRGVVNYLKRFSFSNAQGSDFWNSISEVSGSNVSDIMEDWITKPGYPMVKVRVSGRSITLEQERFSLLDNVENLTYKIPITLEVNGKFLTHLMSKERETIEFESEIKSLKVNVNKTGFYRVLYDTDLVFNAKLSELDKWGIINDYWAFLLASKISYTEYERIISRFFNDKSFLTVNELSNQLFTLYAINPDKYQGISKEFHRIQLREWRNDKSEVGRLTYSNILHRLAVMDEDFSLGLSEMFKFYDSLDSDIKQGVATAYAVIYEESSLDDLLQRFRKESFDEERLRYLTAMLFFRKPYLVGNTLSLILSGDVKKQDIPYTLATAAYNPYAKAVVFNWIKTHINFIREAYKGTGILGRRLAEIIPLIGIGMEREIEEFFTKLDMPEGVIGIKSGLELLKAYSKLK, encoded by the coding sequence ATGAAAGTTAATAGATATGAAATTTTCCTTGATTTCGATTTTCGTAACGGTACCTATAAGGGAAATGAGAAAATAAATCTAGAAAACGATGGAGATTTAATATCATTAGATGCAGTTGGTTTAAAGGTTATAAGGGTAAAGGTTAATGGAAACGAGACAGAATTTAGCCAGACAGAAGATAAGATTTTAATTAAAAGTGGAAGCTTTACTGGAGATCTAGAGGTGGATTTCGAAGGAAGAGTTTCTGAAAGGAAATTAGTAGGTATATATAAGGCATCATATAAGGATGGATACATAATTACAACTCAATTCGAGGCTACGCATGCGAGGGACTTCATTCCTTGTTTTGATCATCCCGCTTTGAAGGCTAGGTTTAAGTTGTTTGTCAAAGTTGATAAGGACCTTAAGGTTATATCCAATATGCCTATTATTAGCGTTAAGGATGAGGGGGATAAAGTAGTTTACGAATTTGAGGAAACACCAAAAATGTCAACATACTTGTTATACTTAGGGATTGGGAATTTTGAGGAGATATCTGATCAAACTAAAAAGCCTACGATTATAGTCGCCACTGTACCGGGCAAAATACAAAAGGGTAAGTTTGCAATGGATATTGCAAGAAAGGTTATAGATTTTTATGAGCAGTACTTTGAAATACCTTACCAATTACCGAAAGTACACCTAATAGCAGTGCCAGAATTCGCTTACGGGGCTATGGAGAATTGGGGGGCTATTACTTTTAGGGAGAGTGCTTTGTTGGCTGATGATTCTTCTTCTGTTTATCAGAGGTTTAGGGTTGCTGAGGTTGTTGCTCATGAGTTGGCCCATCAATGGTTTGGTAATTTGGTTACTTTGAAGTGGTGGGATGACTTATGGTTAAATGAAAGCTTCGCAACATTTATGAGTCATAAGGCTATCTCTAGTATTTATCCCTCCTGGGATTTCTGGGGTTATTTCGTTTTAAATCAAACTGCTAAGGCTTTTGAGAAGGATTCTTTGTCTACTACTCATCCTATTGAGGCTAAAGTAACTAACGTTAATGAGATTGAGCAGTTGTTTGATGATATTAGTTATGGTAAGGGTGCTAGTGTTTTGCGTATGGTTGAGGGTTTTGTTGGTTTTGATGTTTTTAGGAGGGGTGTTGTTAATTATCTTAAGAGGTTTTCCTTTTCCAATGCTCAAGGTTCTGATTTTTGGAATTCCATTTCCGAAGTTTCCGGTAGTAATGTTTCAGATATAATGGAGGATTGGATAACAAAACCAGGCTACCCTATGGTTAAGGTTAGGGTTTCTGGAAGAAGTATTACACTGGAGCAGGAGAGATTTTCGTTATTGGACAATGTTGAGAACTTAACTTATAAGATCCCAATTACTTTAGAAGTTAACGGAAAGTTCTTAACTCACTTAATGAGTAAGGAGAGGGAGACTATAGAGTTTGAGAGTGAAATAAAAAGCTTGAAGGTTAACGTTAACAAGACTGGGTTTTATAGGGTTTTATACGATACTGATTTAGTATTTAACGCTAAGTTATCTGAGTTAGATAAGTGGGGTATTATTAATGATTATTGGGCTTTTCTATTAGCGAGTAAAATAAGCTATACAGAATATGAGAGGATAATATCTAGATTCTTTAACGATAAAAGTTTCCTTACTGTAAATGAACTATCTAATCAACTCTTTACACTTTACGCTATTAATCCAGATAAATATCAAGGAATTTCCAAGGAGTTTCACAGGATTCAGTTAAGAGAGTGGAGAAATGATAAAAGTGAAGTAGGTAGACTTACGTATTCTAATATATTACATAGGCTTGCAGTAATGGATGAGGACTTTTCCCTAGGACTTTCGGAGATGTTTAAATTCTATGATAGTTTAGATTCTGATATAAAACAAGGGGTAGCTACTGCGTATGCTGTTATTTATGAGGAGAGTTCTCTAGACGATTTATTGCAGAGGTTTAGAAAGGAGAGTTTTGACGAAGAAAGATTAAGATATTTAACTGCCATGCTATTCTTTAGGAAGCCATATTTAGTTGGAAATACTTTAAGTTTAATATTAAGCGGAGATGTGAAAAAGCAAGACATTCCGTATACGCTAGCTACTGCAGCATATAATCCCTACGCTAAGGCTGTGGTATTCAATTGGATTAAGACTCATATAAACTTCATAAGGGAAGCGTATAAGGGCACGGGAATTTTAGGTAGGAGATTGGCTGAAATAATTCCATTAATCGGGATAGGAATGGAGAGAGAAATTGAGGAGTTCTTCACAAAGTTAGATATGCCAGAAGGTGTTATAGGAATAAAAAGTGGTTTAGAGCTGTTAAAGGCATATTCTAAATTAAAGTGA